One stretch of Lachnospiraceae bacterium oral taxon 096 DNA includes these proteins:
- the prdD gene encoding proline reductase cluster protein PrdD — MEDVKRQLCIKAFSVAEAVKSDRFFLKATDLGYQLGINETVFQDLVSQEELIESATLDIIQPEQRHIPVYSIMDIFPISTKALGKIGEGITHTLTGVYVVLTGVDTEGNHVSAFGNSDGMLDGQVIFDRAGTPGKDDLIILIQVVLKAKAGYQRSGPDAVHRVCDEFCQEIRKKLKLCQRYTEKHQYEDVVREGKKKVVLVKMVSGQGAMYDTHFLATEPSGFVGGHSIIDITGAPVLLSPNEYRDGAIRALY; from the coding sequence ATGGAAGATGTAAAGAGACAATTGTGTATTAAGGCGTTTTCGGTTGCAGAAGCAGTAAAGAGTGACCGTTTTTTCTTAAAGGCGACAGACTTGGGGTATCAATTAGGAATCAATGAAACAGTTTTTCAGGATCTTGTGTCACAGGAAGAGTTAATAGAAAGTGCAACATTAGATATTATTCAACCTGAACAAAGACATATCCCCGTTTATTCGATTATGGATATTTTCCCGATTTCGACAAAGGCCTTGGGGAAAATTGGTGAGGGAATTACCCATACCTTGACAGGGGTGTATGTTGTTCTTACAGGTGTCGACACTGAGGGAAATCATGTCAGTGCCTTTGGAAATTCGGACGGAATGTTAGATGGGCAGGTGATATTTGACCGTGCAGGTACACCAGGAAAAGATGATCTTATTATTTTAATACAAGTTGTGTTAAAGGCAAAGGCAGGATATCAAAGAAGCGGACCAGATGCCGTGCACAGGGTGTGTGATGAGTTTTGTCAAGAAATTAGAAAAAAATTAAAACTCTGTCAAAGATATACAGAGAAACATCAATATGAAGATGTTGTGCGAGAAGGAAAGAAAAAAGTTGTGCTAGTTAAGATGGTCTCTGGACAAGGAGCAATGTATGATACCCATTTTCTTGCTACAGAGCCCTCGGGATTTGTCGGAGGACATTCAATTATTGATATTACAGGTGCCCCTGTTTTGCTCTCACCAAATGAGTATAGAGATGGGGCCATTCGGGCGTTATATTAG
- a CDS encoding proline racemase family protein, giving the protein MNVGANIRCIDSHTMGEATRIIVGGVPVLKGSTVMEKKKYFLEHYDYIRKMAMLEPRGHADMFGALLTEPCDPSADYGVIFLDGGGCLNMCGHGTIGVCTVLVETGMVKVTEPITEITLEAPAGLVRAQVEVKDGEVVQVSFKNVPAFLYKKDVTVDVPELGRKITCDISFGGSFFAIVKDEEMGVEIDPKNLDDIVPKALALRKALNENVEIKHPYLDITTVDLVEIYGKAKSPDADLQNVVVFGEKQVDRSPCGTGTSAKMADLVARGNLKIGDRFVYESVFQTKFIGVPVEKTTCGDFEAIIPQVTGKAYITGFNDLVLDRRDPLGHGFIM; this is encoded by the coding sequence ATGAATGTCGGAGCAAATATTAGATGTATTGATTCTCACACAATGGGAGAGGCAACAAGAATTATTGTTGGTGGCGTTCCTGTATTAAAGGGAAGCACAGTGATGGAGAAGAAGAAATATTTCTTAGAGCACTATGATTATATTCGAAAGATGGCCATGTTGGAGCCTAGAGGTCATGCGGATATGTTTGGTGCACTTCTCACTGAGCCTTGTGATCCTTCGGCAGATTATGGTGTCATCTTCTTAGATGGCGGCGGTTGCCTAAATATGTGCGGTCATGGAACCATTGGTGTGTGTACAGTATTGGTAGAGACAGGTATGGTCAAGGTGACAGAGCCGATTACAGAAATTACATTGGAAGCGCCCGCTGGACTTGTTCGTGCACAGGTAGAGGTAAAGGATGGAGAGGTCGTACAGGTTTCCTTTAAAAATGTGCCAGCATTCCTCTATAAGAAGGATGTAACCGTGGATGTTCCTGAGCTGGGAAGAAAGATTACCTGTGATATTTCTTTTGGTGGAAGCTTTTTTGCCATTGTCAAGGATGAGGAGATGGGCGTAGAGATTGATCCAAAGAATCTTGATGACATTGTGCCAAAGGCCTTGGCTCTTCGAAAGGCACTCAATGAAAATGTAGAAATCAAGCATCCATATTTGGATATCACCACCGTAGATTTGGTAGAGATCTATGGCAAGGCAAAGAGCCCAGATGCAGATTTACAAAATGTCGTTGTATTTGGTGAGAAGCAGGTTGACCGCTCACCTTGTGGAACAGGTACTTCGGCAAAGATGGCTGATCTTGTTGCTCGAGGAAATTTAAAGATTGGCGATCGCTTTGTCTATGAGAGCGTATTCCAGACAAAGTTTATTGGAGTTCCTGTAGAAAAGACAACTTGTGGAGACTTTGAGGCAATTATTCCACAGGTTACAGGAAAGGCTTATATTACAGGATTTAATGATTTGGTCCTTGACCGAAGAGATCCATTGGGACATGGATTTATCATGTAA
- a CDS encoding LysR family transcriptional regulator, with amino-acid sequence MDFNQLKSYIAVVESKSFTKAAEENFCSQSTVSSHIAKLEEELKVKLLVRTTKNINITKRGEEIYRHACDILRLQEMMLQGVAKDGKSTLYIGATSTPTTYILPELFFRYSNINPDIVFDVLKNNSMNIIQGVEDGMFDIGIVAEQRESEQLEYTYFCPDRMLLVMPRKEHYKKIWENNDLVDGIQSPMIARNTSSEGNIDIKSMYEQMGIEHYDFNVVTRVNDQESIKRMVKKGYGVAIMSCWALSKVEREHDFYVLSFPEALSIRSFYLVRRKNIRRNPNIQLFGGFMKLEIAKMREEIING; translated from the coding sequence ATGGATTTTAATCAATTGAAATCCTATATTGCTGTTGTAGAAAGTAAGAGTTTTACAAAGGCAGCAGAGGAGAATTTCTGCTCTCAGTCTACTGTCAGTAGTCACATTGCAAAGTTAGAAGAAGAACTCAAAGTAAAATTATTGGTTCGAACGACAAAGAACATTAATATCACTAAGCGGGGGGAGGAAATTTATCGCCATGCCTGTGATATTTTGCGTCTACAGGAGATGATGCTACAGGGGGTGGCCAAAGATGGAAAGAGTACGCTCTATATTGGGGCAACTTCCACGCCTACGACCTATATTTTGCCCGAACTATTTTTTCGCTATAGCAATATCAATCCAGATATTGTATTTGATGTACTGAAAAATAATAGTATGAATATTATTCAGGGTGTAGAAGACGGAATGTTTGATATTGGCATTGTTGCAGAACAAAGGGAATCAGAACAACTAGAATACACCTATTTTTGTCCTGACCGAATGCTTCTTGTTATGCCAAGAAAGGAGCATTACAAAAAGATTTGGGAGAACAATGACCTTGTGGATGGTATACAGTCACCAATGATTGCTAGGAATACAAGTAGTGAAGGAAATATTGACATCAAGAGTATGTATGAGCAAATGGGGATTGAACACTATGATTTTAATGTGGTCACACGGGTCAATGACCAAGAGAGCATAAAGCGAATGGTAAAAAAAGGGTATGGTGTGGCAATTATGTCTTGTTGGGCCTTGTCAAAGGTAGAGAGAGAGCATGACTTTTATGTACTTAGTTTTCCAGAGGCTTTGAGTATTCGATCATTTTATTTAGTGAGGCGAAAAAATATTCGAAGAAATCCAAATATTCAATTGTTTGGGGGATTTATGAAGTTGGAAATTGCCAAAATGAGAGAGGAGATCATCAATGGATAA
- the selB gene encoding selenocysteine-specific translation elongation factor, with protein sequence MDKNRHIIVGTAGHIDHGKTALIKALTGYDADRLEEEKRRGITIELGFTEFTLPDGSSVGIVDTPGHEKFVKTMVAGAMGMDMVLVVVSGTEGIKEQTREHLHILELLHIQRIIVVMTKIDMISIEQREQRRKEIRDYLAKTIWKDADIVLASSKTREGIEEVIHCIEKVALTVEKKPEDGEFVLPIDRVFSIVGYGTVVTGTLLRGVIDCSTKAMIYPKERAVRIRNIQVHGKDVDKAYAGERVALNLSDMEKKEIKRGSLLARAGSITPSTICNAKVKVDNDDQVSIKNHSKLELLVGTAHMEAKIVLIDQKEVENGESAWVQLQLNTPIAVRAKERFILRNEAAKVTVAGGMIVDPNPAKKYKKGCVDIDALQTLEMGDANALLYEKIVQAGGDFLEITKEQSMVDFSDRVFTLEVNKKIYAISKAYFMQYIDRLDTYFQDFYEKNPYKLGQKQMVIHQQVFRRLKKDLYLALCNRLVEMGKYNVKDDILSLAGHRIVKDERYIRIANQLVNSMQRAQFVFLKLGEIPIDQEDQPYLADVLLCMLQKHTIIRLENDYYTLGSIYKKLLAVSKEQMEIGGKISIDVLREKFGISRKNAKLFFACTDREKVTRFDGFESERTPYIRA encoded by the coding sequence ATGGATAAAAATCGCCATATCATTGTTGGTACAGCAGGCCATATTGATCATGGAAAGACGGCACTAATTAAGGCATTGACAGGTTATGATGCCGATCGCTTGGAAGAAGAAAAGAGAAGAGGCATTACGATTGAACTTGGATTTACAGAGTTTACATTGCCAGATGGCAGTAGTGTAGGTATTGTTGACACCCCAGGACACGAAAAATTTGTAAAGACAATGGTTGCTGGTGCGATGGGAATGGATATGGTCTTGGTTGTTGTCTCTGGCACAGAGGGAATCAAGGAGCAGACAAGGGAACATCTCCATATCTTGGAACTTCTCCACATTCAAAGGATTATTGTGGTGATGACAAAGATTGATATGATCTCTATAGAGCAAAGAGAACAAAGAAGAAAAGAGATCAGAGATTATTTGGCCAAGACCATTTGGAAGGATGCAGATATTGTTCTAGCCTCATCAAAGACAAGAGAGGGGATAGAGGAAGTTATCCATTGTATCGAAAAAGTGGCATTGACAGTAGAAAAAAAGCCGGAAGATGGAGAGTTTGTTCTGCCCATTGATCGTGTATTTTCTATTGTGGGATATGGAACAGTGGTTACGGGAACTCTTCTTCGAGGAGTGATTGACTGTAGTACCAAGGCGATGATTTATCCAAAGGAACGTGCAGTTAGAATACGAAATATTCAAGTTCATGGCAAGGATGTTGATAAAGCCTATGCGGGAGAAAGAGTGGCCCTCAATCTCAGTGATATGGAGAAAAAGGAGATTAAGCGAGGAAGTTTGCTGGCTAGAGCGGGGAGTATAACGCCGTCAACAATCTGCAATGCGAAGGTAAAAGTCGACAATGATGACCAAGTTTCTATAAAAAATCATTCTAAGTTGGAGCTTTTAGTTGGAACAGCACATATGGAGGCAAAGATTGTGCTGATCGATCAGAAGGAAGTGGAAAATGGAGAGAGTGCATGGGTTCAATTGCAACTGAATACCCCCATTGCTGTGCGTGCAAAGGAGAGATTTATTTTGCGCAATGAGGCAGCAAAGGTGACGGTTGCTGGGGGAATGATTGTGGATCCTAATCCAGCAAAAAAGTACAAAAAAGGCTGTGTCGATATTGATGCACTGCAGACACTAGAAATGGGCGATGCCAATGCACTGCTATATGAAAAGATTGTACAAGCTGGAGGAGATTTTTTAGAAATTACAAAGGAACAGAGCATGGTTGACTTTTCAGATCGAGTCTTTACCTTAGAAGTCAATAAAAAAATCTATGCCATTTCTAAGGCCTATTTTATGCAATACATCGATAGATTGGATACCTATTTTCAAGATTTTTATGAGAAAAATCCCTACAAGTTGGGACAAAAGCAGATGGTCATTCACCAGCAGGTATTTCGACGACTAAAAAAGGACTTATATTTGGCCTTATGCAATCGCTTGGTTGAGATGGGAAAATACAATGTAAAAGATGACATTTTATCCTTAGCAGGGCATCGCATTGTGAAAGATGAGCGCTACATAAGAATTGCCAATCAATTAGTCAATTCCATGCAGCGTGCCCAATTTGTTTTCTTAAAATTGGGAGAAATCCCAATAGATCAAGAAGATCAACCTTATCTGGCCGATGTACTTTTGTGTATGCTACAAAAACATACCATTATTCGATTGGAAAATGACTACTACACACTGGGCAGTATCTATAAAAAATTATTGGCTGTGTCGAAAGAGCAAATGGAAATCGGGGGGAAAATTAGCATTGATGTCCTGAGGGAAAAGTTTGGAATTTCGAGAAAGAACGCAAAGTTATTTTTTGCCTGCACAGACCGAGAAAAAGTTACTCGCTTTGATGGGTTTGAGAGCGAAAGAACACCCTATATTCGGGCATAA
- a CDS encoding sulfite exporter TauE/SafE family protein, with product MFTVSNVLLLVLAVLAIIFAVVFIKDLVAHKDSFEKDTSAVVTGIIGVVANFFDTLGIGSFAPTTAALRFAKQSEDRLIPGTLNVACTIPVIFEAFLFIKGVEVEPLTLAGMLIAAAVGSYVGAGIVSKLPTKLIQLVMSVALFVTAIIFALQLAHIFPSGNDASQIYGLHGGKLILAIVVNFVLGALMTAGIGLYAPCMALIYLLGVNPTAAFPIMMGSCAYLMPVASVRFVKEGAYNRKASLFITIGGVIGVAVAYYLVKSMPLGILKILVTAVVFYTAVTLFLSSRKK from the coding sequence ATGTTTACAGTTTCTAATGTGTTGCTCTTGGTGCTTGCCGTTTTGGCAATTATATTCGCCGTGGTATTTATTAAGGATTTGGTGGCCCACAAGGACAGCTTTGAAAAGGACACAAGTGCTGTTGTCACAGGGATCATTGGTGTAGTAGCCAACTTCTTTGATACTTTGGGTATCGGATCTTTTGCACCAACAACAGCGGCACTTCGCTTTGCCAAGCAGTCAGAGGATCGACTAATTCCAGGAACATTAAATGTTGCGTGCACAATTCCAGTTATCTTTGAGGCATTTCTATTTATTAAGGGAGTGGAAGTTGAGCCATTAACTTTAGCAGGAATGTTAATTGCAGCAGCAGTTGGTTCCTATGTGGGAGCTGGTATTGTTTCAAAGTTACCAACAAAGCTCATTCAGTTGGTCATGAGTGTTGCACTCTTTGTCACAGCCATTATTTTTGCATTACAGCTTGCTCATATATTTCCATCAGGAAATGATGCATCTCAAATTTATGGATTACATGGAGGAAAGTTAATTCTTGCCATTGTTGTCAACTTTGTTTTGGGTGCCTTGATGACAGCAGGTATTGGACTCTATGCACCTTGTATGGCTTTGATTTATTTATTGGGTGTCAATCCTACAGCGGCATTTCCGATTATGATGGGTTCTTGTGCCTATCTAATGCCAGTGGCTTCTGTGCGTTTTGTCAAGGAGGGAGCATACAATAGAAAGGCGAGTCTATTTATTACCATCGGTGGAGTCATTGGTGTGGCTGTTGCCTACTATCTTGTAAAGTCTATGCCTTTGGGAATTTTAAAGATTTTGGTAACCGCAGTTGTTTTCTATACTGCAGTGACTCTATTTTTGTCATCTAGAAAGAAGTAA
- the prdC gene encoding proline reductase-associated electron transfer protein PrdC, with the protein MKRIFLLKQHIGAPDTAAVAVGDEVKVGTLLAYPEKLGANIFSSVEGKVTEVSDSQIVVDGEEKEEDFVKIQAENPLDCVKAAGIVGMGGAGFPTNVKLNIDLKGGYLLVNAAECEPVLAHNMLQIMQQPEKTLRGADYCAKMVNASKVIIAIKAKHKEEIEKLKQFLPKFPSFSLHLLPDLYPMGEERAVVREALGKLLPPTALPSEADAVVINVETVLRVAEAIEDHRPVITKNLTVAGKLKGEKKVHVFMDVPIGTTVGELIEKAGGIDGDYGEIVMGGPFTGHAVSLDTPITKTSGGIIVTEPFEDLNGAKIGLLLCACGGNVERMEDLAKKYNAEVVSYQACKQAQDVKGTLKCENPGNCPGQAQKCLNFKKDGCEYILIGNCSDCTNTVMGSAPKLGLKVIHQTDNIFKTMGMEPMRYLTKSKKVEEEPEVSAEAQVQPETSTEAKDYEYLTVLSDGDIMISIESGSDIHISIE; encoded by the coding sequence ATGAAGAGGATATTTTTATTAAAGCAACACATTGGAGCACCAGATACTGCAGCTGTTGCTGTGGGCGATGAGGTAAAAGTGGGTACATTGCTTGCCTATCCAGAAAAACTTGGTGCCAATATTTTCTCTAGCGTAGAGGGAAAAGTTACAGAGGTGAGTGACAGTCAGATTGTGGTTGATGGGGAAGAAAAGGAGGAGGATTTTGTAAAGATTCAAGCGGAAAATCCCCTCGATTGTGTCAAGGCCGCAGGGATTGTTGGTATGGGAGGAGCAGGCTTTCCGACCAATGTCAAATTAAATATTGACTTAAAAGGAGGCTATCTCCTTGTCAATGCAGCAGAATGTGAGCCAGTGCTTGCCCACAATATGCTTCAAATTATGCAGCAGCCAGAGAAAACTTTGCGCGGTGCAGACTACTGTGCAAAAATGGTCAATGCGAGCAAAGTGATTATTGCCATTAAGGCAAAGCATAAGGAAGAGATTGAAAAGTTAAAGCAGTTTTTACCAAAATTTCCATCATTTAGCCTTCATCTTCTGCCAGACCTCTACCCAATGGGAGAGGAGAGAGCAGTTGTGCGTGAGGCACTGGGCAAGCTTCTTCCACCAACTGCATTGCCAAGTGAGGCCGATGCAGTGGTTATCAATGTGGAGACAGTACTTCGTGTGGCTGAGGCCATTGAAGACCATCGACCAGTGATTACAAAAAATCTTACTGTAGCTGGAAAGCTAAAGGGAGAGAAAAAGGTTCATGTATTTATGGATGTTCCTATTGGAACGACGGTCGGCGAACTGATTGAAAAAGCAGGTGGAATTGACGGTGACTATGGTGAAATTGTTATGGGTGGACCATTTACAGGTCATGCAGTGTCATTGGATACTCCAATCACGAAGACAAGTGGTGGAATTATTGTAACAGAGCCATTTGAGGATCTTAATGGTGCAAAGATAGGACTTTTGCTCTGTGCTTGTGGTGGAAATGTCGAGCGAATGGAAGATTTGGCAAAAAAATACAATGCTGAGGTTGTTTCCTACCAAGCTTGTAAGCAAGCACAAGATGTCAAGGGAACACTAAAGTGTGAAAATCCTGGAAATTGTCCTGGACAGGCACAGAAGTGTTTAAACTTTAAAAAAGATGGCTGTGAATACATTTTGATTGGAAATTGCAGCGATTGTACCAACACCGTTATGGGTTCAGCACCAAAACTTGGTTTAAAAGTAATCCATCAGACAGATAACATCTTTAAGACAATGGGCATGGAGCCAATGCGCTACTTGACAAAGTCAAAGAAGGTGGAGGAAGAGCCAGAAGTAAGTGCTGAGGCTCAGGTTCAACCAGAGACCAGTACTGAAGCAAAAGATTACGAGTATTTGACTGTATTGAGCGATGGTGATATTATGATTAGTATCGAGTCAGGCAGTGATATACATATTAGCATTGAGTAA
- a CDS encoding proline reductase: protein MGIGPSTKETTLHHFRDPLVQVLGDDEDIDFLGVMIAGIPQDNVNKYFTGDRVGAWVEGMRADGAIVSEDSWGNSNVDFAHAIEEIGKRGVSVVGVSFVGTQAQFVVTNEYMDTIVDINKSTEGVETNVVGENNLDVLDARKAVALLKLKMRQEKNGF from the coding sequence ATGGGAATTGGACCGTCAACAAAAGAAACAACATTACATCATTTCAGAGATCCACTGGTACAAGTGCTTGGAGATGATGAGGACATTGACTTTTTGGGGGTAATGATTGCGGGAATTCCGCAGGACAATGTCAATAAGTATTTTACAGGTGATCGTGTGGGTGCATGGGTAGAAGGTATGCGTGCTGATGGAGCCATTGTGAGTGAAGACAGTTGGGGCAACAGCAATGTGGATTTTGCCCATGCCATTGAAGAAATTGGAAAGCGTGGCGTCAGTGTGGTTGGCGTCAGCTTTGTGGGCACTCAGGCTCAATTTGTTGTGACCAATGAGTACATGGATACAATTGTAGATATCAATAAGAGCACAGAGGGCGTGGAGACGAATGTTGTCGGAGAAAACAATTTGGATGTATTGGATGCGAGAAAGGCTGTGGCACTGTTAAAACTAAAAATGAGGCAGGAAAAGAATGGATTTTAA